Proteins from a genomic interval of Pecten maximus chromosome 13, xPecMax1.1, whole genome shotgun sequence:
- the LOC117341266 gene encoding solute carrier family 52, riboflavin transporter, member 3-B-like, whose amino-acid sequence MACFMSFMFPVVPQRIIYSVSAGGFATAAYIMYTASSSPVPVLNDNNVGPILVVFAWIATMALLTFAKVSIATLFRNEGKDSLRMYGIGSQAGSTLGAIIMYILINVIGEFENAVPCPT is encoded by the exons ATGGCCTGTTTCATGTCGTTTATGTTTCCGGTTGTGCCCCAAAGaatcatatacagtgtatcagcCGGAGGATTTGCTACAGCGGCTTACATCATGTATACAGCATCATCAAGTCCTGTGCCCGTCTTAAACGACAACAATGTTGGTCCAATTCTCGTG GTTTTTGCCTGGATAGCGACAATGGCACTTCTGACTTTTGCTAAGGTGAGCATCGCAACGCTATTCCGCAACGAGGGAAAGGATTCGCTGAGGATGTACGGGATCGGGTCACAGGCGGGGTCAACACTGGGGGCAATCATCATGTATATACTCATCAACGTCATCGGAGAGTTTGAAAATGCCGTACCGTGTcctacataa